The Hyphomicrobiales bacterium genome has a window encoding:
- the fct gene encoding Ferrichrysobactin receptor, whose product MTEVLITGNRAALTAGVAFGALILAWPGAVLAQSGDAISLDTIDVQGERANGPVQGYVATRSATGTKTDTPLIRTPQSISVVTRDQVEAQGAQSITQALRYTSGVAAEVRGTASRFDIPYIRGFGSPTDPVQFLDGMRLLRGGGYAFPQIDPYAIERIEFLKGPSSVLYGGSMPGGLINLVSKRPTATPQHEVQMLYGSHDRMQAAFDLSGPVLDDKTLLYRVVGLARKSDTQVVHTKEERAFIAPSFTWAPTADTTLTVSGSYQHDPEGGYYGVLPTVGSLWRSPAGPIRRSFNDGDPAFSSFDRKQAMIGYQFEHRFNDMWTLRHNIRYLDLTTATRDVTTNGLLADGHTIPRYGLGQDESIRGLTSDLQLEARFDTGWLRHKALFGFDYVHSDWRQTRKYGGAPSIDYLNPVYGIATNLLLAPITNQRQKLDQAGLYLQDQISFDRWTLVLSGRRDSVDMTTDNYLNNMRQKQKDDAYSGRIGLIYNFDSGVAPYASYSTSFLPVSGTDAGGNAFRPTTAEQYEVGVKYQPVGHNALFTLAYFDITQQNVVTALNPLVRYQNGEQRSRGVEFESKFAVTENINLIGAFTHIKAEVTRGLGADVGDAPVGVPNYTASLWADYAFGPGSLHGLKIGGGVRYVGETVGGYAPNAFVASPVRLDVPGYTLVDAMISYDFSKSYPSLKGFTAQLNVSNLFDKTYVTCLANNFCNYGFGRTVYASLNYRW is encoded by the coding sequence ATGACCGAAGTTCTGATCACGGGTAATCGCGCCGCTTTGACGGCTGGCGTGGCGTTCGGCGCGCTCATCCTGGCTTGGCCCGGTGCCGTGCTCGCGCAGTCTGGCGATGCGATCAGCCTGGACACCATCGACGTTCAGGGCGAACGGGCGAACGGCCCGGTCCAGGGTTATGTCGCGACCCGCAGCGCCACCGGGACCAAGACCGACACGCCGCTGATCCGGACCCCGCAATCGATCAGCGTCGTGACACGGGACCAGGTCGAGGCCCAAGGAGCCCAGAGCATCACCCAGGCGCTGCGCTACACCTCGGGCGTCGCCGCGGAGGTGCGCGGCACCGCCTCGCGTTTCGACATCCCGTATATCCGGGGCTTCGGTTCGCCGACCGATCCGGTACAGTTCCTCGACGGGATGCGCCTTCTGCGCGGTGGCGGCTATGCCTTTCCGCAAATCGATCCCTACGCCATCGAGCGGATCGAGTTCCTGAAAGGCCCGTCCTCCGTCCTCTACGGCGGTTCGATGCCCGGCGGCCTCATCAACCTCGTCTCGAAGCGCCCGACGGCGACGCCCCAGCATGAGGTCCAGATGCTGTACGGCAGCCACGACCGCATGCAGGCTGCGTTCGACCTTTCCGGACCCGTCCTGGACGACAAGACGCTGCTCTATCGCGTCGTCGGTCTTGCGCGGAAATCCGACACGCAGGTCGTCCATACGAAGGAGGAGCGCGCCTTCATCGCACCGTCCTTCACCTGGGCGCCAACGGCCGACACCACGCTCACCGTCAGCGGCAGCTACCAGCACGACCCGGAAGGCGGCTATTACGGCGTGCTGCCCACGGTCGGCAGCCTCTGGCGCTCGCCGGCCGGCCCGATCCGGCGCTCCTTCAACGACGGCGACCCGGCTTTTTCCAGTTTCGACCGCAAGCAGGCGATGATCGGCTACCAGTTCGAGCACCGCTTCAACGATATGTGGACCCTGCGCCATAATATTCGTTATCTCGATCTGACCACGGCGACGCGCGACGTCACGACGAACGGCCTGCTCGCCGACGGCCATACGATTCCGCGCTATGGGCTGGGGCAGGACGAGTCGATCCGCGGTCTCACCTCCGACCTTCAGCTGGAAGCCCGGTTCGATACGGGATGGCTCCGCCACAAGGCACTCTTCGGTTTCGACTATGTGCATTCCGACTGGAGGCAGACCCGGAAATACGGCGGCGCACCATCGATCGACTATCTGAATCCGGTCTACGGCATCGCGACGAACCTGCTGCTCGCTCCGATCACCAACCAGCGCCAGAAACTCGATCAGGCCGGCCTCTATCTGCAGGATCAGATTTCGTTCGACCGCTGGACGCTCGTCCTCAGTGGCCGTCGCGACTCCGTCGACATGACCACGGACAATTATCTGAACAACATGCGGCAGAAGCAGAAGGACGACGCCTATAGCGGCCGGATCGGCCTGATCTACAATTTCGACAGCGGCGTCGCGCCCTATGCGAGCTATTCGACGTCGTTCCTGCCCGTCAGCGGCACGGATGCCGGCGGCAACGCCTTCCGGCCGACCACCGCCGAACAATACGAAGTGGGCGTCAAATATCAGCCCGTCGGCCACAATGCCCTGTTCACGCTCGCCTATTTCGACATCACGCAGCAGAACGTCGTCACCGCGCTCAATCCCCTCGTTCGCTATCAGAACGGCGAGCAGCGCTCGCGCGGCGTCGAGTTCGAATCCAAGTTCGCCGTCACCGAGAACATCAATCTCATCGGCGCTTTCACGCACATCAAGGCAGAAGTCACACGCGGCCTCGGCGCCGATGTCGGTGACGCCCCTGTCGGCGTTCCCAACTATACGGCTTCGCTCTGGGCGGATTATGCGTTCGGCCCCGGCTCCCTCCACGGGCTGAAGATCGGCGGCGGCGTTCGCTATGTCGGCGAGACCGTCGGCGGCTATGCGCCGAATGCGTTCGTCGCAAGCCCCGTTCGATTGGACGTGCCGGGCTACACGTTGGTCGATGCCATGATTTCCTATGATTTCAGCAAGTCATATCCAAGCCTGAAAGGCTTCACCGCGCAGCTCAACGTCAGCAATCTGTTCGACAAGACCTACGTCACCTGCCTCGCGAACAACTTCTGCAACTACGGCTTCGGACGCACGGTCTACGCCTCGCTGAATTACCGTTGGTGA
- a CDS encoding Thiamine pyrophosphate-binding protein has protein sequence MRGADILVEMLIGYGVEVVFGVPGDTNVPFYEALQQREDRIRHVMARDERSAGYMADAYGRFTRKPGVFECPSGAGAMYSLPPVAESNSSSVPVILLTIDIPLPGEGRGVLTELDCARLFEPITKMSVQVKAAEKLPEIIRRAFRTACSGKPGAVHLQIPEDMLLAEVDPARISLHVEKECMEFPAYPTLPAPEKLDILISLLTSSKRPLIVSGGGVNRSCAGSEVTELAERLNIPVCTTMTGQGTMPDDHRLAVGVIGDNGFHPHANWALEHADFVLFVGSRMGSVVTIGWTFPRITLNKRVAQIDIDPEVMANNYENLVSVQGDARLVLQRLIEKAPSDNDPGRTQEWVDGLNDLRSNFWTNAEVLLGSEASPLRPERAVRCFNEALELYGKPAHIYSDAGTPTPHMTRFLKLKDRRTRFAIPRAFGGLGSALPATVGAWFADKERRPIGMFGDGSFGMSVGELETLVRLQVPAILLLFNNGTFGWIKGLHRLKGHNQCFGVDFTPPRGQAIAEAFDVKAWTATNSEELDASLAKAFAYTDGPCLIDIHVESIADRVPPVYSWLTKRGKDPLSVAAEEVRYF, from the coding sequence ATGCGTGGTGCAGACATCCTGGTCGAAATGCTCATCGGCTATGGCGTCGAAGTCGTCTTCGGCGTGCCGGGGGACACCAACGTGCCCTTCTACGAAGCGTTGCAACAGCGCGAAGACCGCATTCGTCATGTCATGGCGCGCGACGAGCGGTCGGCGGGCTACATGGCAGATGCCTATGGCCGCTTCACCAGAAAGCCCGGCGTTTTCGAATGTCCATCGGGCGCCGGCGCGATGTACTCGCTTCCGCCGGTGGCCGAGTCCAATTCCTCTTCCGTCCCCGTCATTCTGCTGACGATCGACATTCCCTTGCCCGGCGAGGGGCGCGGCGTCCTGACCGAGCTCGATTGCGCGCGCCTTTTCGAGCCGATCACCAAGATGTCCGTCCAGGTGAAGGCAGCGGAAAAGCTGCCCGAGATCATCCGGCGTGCCTTCCGCACCGCCTGCTCGGGCAAGCCGGGAGCCGTTCACCTGCAGATCCCCGAAGACATGCTGCTGGCCGAGGTCGATCCGGCCCGGATCTCCCTGCATGTCGAGAAGGAGTGCATGGAGTTTCCAGCCTATCCGACGCTCCCGGCCCCGGAAAAGCTGGATATACTGATCTCGCTTCTCACGAGCAGCAAGCGCCCGCTGATCGTCTCGGGCGGGGGCGTCAACCGCTCCTGCGCCGGCTCGGAGGTGACGGAGCTTGCCGAGCGCCTGAACATCCCGGTCTGCACCACGATGACCGGGCAAGGCACGATGCCGGACGACCACCGCCTGGCTGTCGGGGTGATCGGCGACAACGGCTTTCATCCGCACGCCAACTGGGCGCTGGAACATGCCGACTTCGTGCTTTTCGTCGGTTCCCGCATGGGGTCGGTCGTCACCATCGGCTGGACCTTCCCGAGGATCACGCTGAACAAGCGTGTCGCCCAGATCGATATCGATCCGGAGGTCATGGCGAACAACTACGAGAACCTTGTTTCCGTGCAGGGCGATGCCCGGTTGGTCCTGCAGCGGCTGATCGAGAAGGCTCCCTCCGACAATGACCCCGGCAGGACCCAGGAGTGGGTGGACGGGCTCAATGACCTGCGTTCGAATTTCTGGACGAACGCCGAGGTTCTGCTGGGCTCGGAGGCGTCGCCGCTGCGGCCGGAACGAGCCGTGCGGTGCTTCAACGAGGCTTTGGAGCTCTACGGGAAGCCCGCCCATATCTACTCGGACGCGGGTACGCCCACGCCGCACATGACGCGCTTCCTCAAGCTCAAGGATCGCAGGACGCGCTTCGCGATTCCGCGCGCCTTCGGGGGCCTGGGTTCGGCGCTGCCTGCCACGGTCGGCGCGTGGTTCGCCGACAAGGAGCGCAGGCCCATCGGCATGTTCGGCGACGGTTCGTTCGGCATGTCGGTCGGCGAGCTCGAAACGCTGGTCCGGTTGCAGGTCCCCGCGATCCTTCTGCTGTTCAACAACGGTACTTTCGGATGGATCAAAGGCCTGCATCGGCTGAAAGGCCACAACCAGTGCTTCGGCGTCGATTTCACGCCCCCGCGCGGTCAGGCCATCGCCGAAGCTTTCGATGTGAAAGCCTGGACTGCCACGAATTCCGAGGAACTGGACGCTTCGCTGGCGAAAGCCTTTGCCTATACGGATGGGCCGTGCCTGATCGATATCCATGTCGAATCGATCGCCGATCGTGTGCCGCCGGTCTATTCATGGCTGACGAAGCGCGGCAAGGATCCGCTCAGCGTCGCGGCTGAGGAAGTGCGCTACTTCTGA
- a CDS encoding MFS transporter gives MPLGQAAITVRLSALYIGFGLTMGAIQGGLPTVLRAQGVSIGSAGWLYALYLPFGIAFLWSPLIDRWRTPVLTPRIGWIVPMQCLAALTVGAVAFLENVPVPLLFALGLLVACAMATMDIALDALAVELIAPDWRPNAAAAKLAALSLGAMIGGGAFVALFQSLGWRSVLLSCALVLLILPVAVLPLSAAERALPRRKADPGGASLLAILRDPLQRKRLWLLTAACCVIFPLSGLNRLMLLDLGVTPETIGWMVGTLTPLCMLVVAGTSASLMKHLGRSVTMVAFAALGLAALAAMGFGYALRSPWLAIGGAISIAAAISGIYVVITAGILRWAQGSQPATDYAVFYGVGRFASTVVTIAAAQFIGSLGWLTFYAVGGGALLVVVGLLLAPISKDA, from the coding sequence ATGCCGCTCGGCCAGGCGGCTATCACGGTCAGGCTCAGTGCGCTCTATATCGGCTTCGGGCTGACCATGGGCGCCATTCAGGGTGGCCTCCCCACGGTTCTGCGCGCCCAGGGCGTGAGCATCGGCTCGGCAGGCTGGCTCTACGCGCTCTATCTCCCCTTCGGGATCGCGTTTCTGTGGTCTCCGCTGATCGATCGCTGGCGCACGCCGGTCCTGACGCCTCGCATCGGCTGGATCGTGCCGATGCAGTGCCTCGCTGCGCTGACGGTCGGCGCCGTCGCGTTTCTCGAGAACGTGCCGGTCCCGCTGCTCTTCGCGCTCGGGCTCCTCGTTGCCTGCGCCATGGCGACCATGGACATCGCGCTCGATGCTCTCGCGGTCGAGTTGATCGCCCCGGACTGGCGTCCGAACGCCGCGGCGGCCAAGCTCGCCGCGCTCTCGCTCGGCGCGATGATCGGCGGGGGCGCTTTCGTAGCACTGTTCCAAAGCCTCGGCTGGCGGAGTGTCCTCCTGTCCTGCGCACTCGTTCTCCTCATCCTTCCCGTCGCCGTCCTGCCCCTGTCCGCGGCCGAGCGCGCACTGCCGCGACGAAAGGCCGATCCCGGCGGGGCCAGCCTCCTGGCGATCCTGCGCGATCCGCTCCAGCGAAAGCGTCTCTGGCTGCTGACGGCCGCATGCTGCGTGATATTTCCGTTGTCGGGCCTCAACCGCCTGATGCTGCTCGATCTCGGTGTGACGCCCGAAACCATCGGATGGATGGTCGGTACGCTCACGCCTCTCTGCATGCTGGTGGTCGCGGGCACATCCGCGAGCTTGATGAAGCATCTCGGCCGTTCCGTTACGATGGTCGCCTTCGCGGCGCTCGGCCTCGCCGCGCTTGCCGCCATGGGCTTCGGCTACGCGCTCCGCTCGCCCTGGCTTGCAATCGGCGGGGCCATTTCGATCGCGGCCGCCATCAGCGGAATCTATGTCGTGATCACGGCCGGCATCCTGCGCTGGGCGCAGGGATCGCAACCCGCAACCGACTATGCCGTATTCTACGGCGTGGGCCGGTTCGCCAGCACGGTGGTCACGATCGCGGCCGCACAATTCATTGGATCGCTCGGTTGGCTGACCTTCTATGCCGTGGGCGGCGGCGCGCTCTTGGTCGTCGTCGGGCTTCTTTTGGCCCCGATTTCGAAGGACGCGTGA
- a CDS encoding conserved hypothetical protein (Evidence 4 : Unknown function but conserved in other organisms), translating into MTTQPKFHGVKPDTGLFDLSTWPIVFVRFPELDEERRSERVLDGLDRLIDQERRFVVIWVPPSHAHESEPHADERRASLWIKRRRDDLGRHCAGYIYLTSEPALRSKLTKTLPKTDKIFPFPKFLVESRQEAAERAKKLLSGEEDGNS; encoded by the coding sequence ATGACCACACAGCCGAAATTTCACGGCGTAAAGCCGGATACGGGGCTTTTCGACCTCAGCACCTGGCCGATCGTCTTCGTCCGCTTTCCTGAACTCGACGAAGAAAGGCGGTCCGAGCGCGTGCTCGACGGGCTGGACCGTCTGATCGACCAGGAGCGGCGCTTCGTCGTGATCTGGGTGCCGCCGAGCCATGCTCATGAGAGCGAACCTCACGCGGACGAGCGACGCGCATCGCTATGGATCAAGCGGCGCAGGGACGACCTCGGGCGCCACTGCGCGGGTTACATCTATCTAACGAGCGAGCCCGCCCTGCGGTCGAAACTGACGAAGACGCTCCCGAAAACGGACAAGATCTTCCCGTTCCCGAAGTTTCTGGTCGAAAGCCGGCAGGAGGCTGCCGAGCGCGCGAAGAAGCTTCTCTCCGGAGAGGAGGACGGCAACTCTTAG
- a CDS encoding putative HTH araC/xylS-type domain-containing protein (Evidence 3 : Putative function from multiple computational evidences) → MELKPVGGPPVGAPQPSFVYVSKATGSVVRGVSSWIERDVVTHSILHPGLFVSVVLRGAAKAGPSEWNASIEYCDGNLVAFAVAETTDWVGVLSEGAAMRGVGISVPFSALASLGLSESFQRLFESGGRIAIGRASADARLQGICENMLQMRAPDDCGRVLLDAYSMEAIVAGLRLLRDGHKKELRPFLKDRLSRARDLIETELTGQWTVDELAGKVGLGARSLRAHFRNEFGQSVTEYARNARLDRARAALAQRNITVSEAAYDAGYNNPANFATAFRRRFGYAPSKVQS, encoded by the coding sequence CGGCAGCGTGGTGAGAGGGGTGTCGAGCTGGATCGAGCGGGATGTCGTGACGCACTCGATCCTGCATCCTGGTCTGTTCGTTTCGGTCGTCCTGCGCGGCGCTGCGAAAGCGGGCCCGTCGGAATGGAACGCTTCGATCGAATACTGTGACGGCAACCTCGTCGCCTTTGCGGTCGCCGAGACAACCGACTGGGTCGGCGTCCTGAGTGAAGGCGCCGCCATGCGGGGGGTCGGCATCTCCGTTCCGTTCTCGGCTCTCGCTTCGCTCGGTTTGTCGGAGAGCTTTCAAAGACTGTTCGAGAGCGGCGGCCGGATCGCCATCGGTCGCGCCTCTGCGGATGCCCGGCTCCAGGGGATCTGCGAGAACATGCTCCAGATGCGCGCGCCCGACGATTGCGGCCGCGTCCTGCTCGACGCCTATTCGATGGAGGCGATCGTGGCCGGCCTTCGGTTGCTCAGGGATGGGCACAAGAAGGAATTGCGCCCGTTTCTGAAAGATCGGTTGTCCAGAGCGCGGGACCTCATCGAAACCGAACTCACCGGCCAGTGGACGGTGGACGAACTCGCCGGCAAAGTCGGGTTGGGCGCCCGTTCGCTGCGCGCGCATTTCCGCAACGAGTTCGGGCAGAGCGTGACGGAATATGCGCGCAATGCGCGTCTCGATCGGGCGCGCGCTGCGCTGGCGCAGCGAAACATCACCGTATCCGAAGCCGCCTATGACGCCGGCTACAACAACCCGGCGAATTTCGCGACGGCATTCCGGCGTCGCTTCGGCTATGCGCCGAGCAAAGTTCAGAGCTGA